One genomic segment of Acidimicrobiia bacterium includes these proteins:
- a CDS encoding nuclear transport factor 2 family protein: MRIALTLVLVVAASCNGSSRSGSSTGSATGGGGSGSGARPSQPPPPPSRTPLAPKLLAAIGDALSSHDAKRYAALFAPDGISRRVPLRDDVGRDAIAAGAQTLLDAFPDLRVGFARAWQVSDDTYVATWAWTGTNTGSLAGAKPTNRRAGTDGVAIATFTADDQLRELDLLADGATVAAQLSGSAPEGSFRAPPDVPSSINVVAPLADDADTLAAIKPLYVALDAKREADVLAFFTEQSVFDDKTAPRSAIGITTAKNLFDGYLATFPDFTQLPLDHQWCVGGYVISAGTLRGTYKPANQRVALHFVDIIEAKSSKVAELQTFSNSLELQAQLSR, encoded by the coding sequence ATGCGCATCGCGCTCACTCTCGTGCTCGTCGTCGCGGCGAGTTGCAACGGTTCGTCACGATCGGGCTCGAGCACCGGCTCGGCGACCGGCGGCGGCGGCTCGGGCAGCGGCGCGCGGCCGTCGCAGCCGCCACCTCCGCCGTCGCGGACGCCGCTGGCGCCCAAGCTGCTCGCGGCGATCGGCGACGCGCTGTCGTCGCACGACGCCAAGCGCTACGCGGCGCTGTTCGCGCCCGACGGCATCAGCCGCCGCGTCCCGCTCCGCGACGACGTCGGCCGCGACGCGATCGCGGCCGGCGCGCAGACGCTGCTCGACGCGTTCCCCGACCTGCGCGTCGGCTTCGCGCGCGCCTGGCAGGTCAGCGACGACACCTACGTCGCCACGTGGGCGTGGACCGGCACGAACACCGGCTCGCTCGCGGGCGCCAAGCCCACGAACCGCCGCGCCGGCACCGACGGCGTCGCGATCGCGACGTTCACCGCGGACGACCAGCTCCGCGAGCTCGACCTGCTCGCCGACGGCGCGACGGTCGCCGCGCAGCTGTCCGGCAGCGCGCCCGAGGGCAGCTTCCGCGCGCCACCCGACGTGCCGTCGTCGATCAACGTGGTCGCGCCGCTCGCCGACGACGCCGACACGCTCGCCGCGATCAAGCCGCTGTACGTCGCGCTCGACGCCAAGCGCGAGGCCGACGTGCTCGCGTTCTTCACCGAGCAGTCGGTGTTCGACGACAAGACGGCGCCGCGGTCGGCGATCGGCATCACGACCGCGAAGAACCTGTTCGACGGCTACCTCGCGACGTTCCCCGACTTCACGCAGCTGCCGCTCGATCATCAGTGGTGCGTCGGCGGATACGTGATCTCCGCGGGCACGCTGCGCGGCACGTACAAGCCGGCGAACCAGCGCGTGGCGCTGCATTTCGTCGACATCATCGAGGCAAAAAGTAGCAAGGTGGCCGAGCTGCAGACGTTCTCGAACTCGCTCGAGCTCCAGGCCCAGCTTTCTCGCTAG
- a CDS encoding alkaline phosphatase family protein — MRTHAIAAVMLAVGCSSSHPGGQVDAASVDGHGGGGRDSGAIDGTGSGSGSGSGSGFGSATVFTIVLENHDYKEVVGSSNAPYLNSLIAQYALATNYKDTGHPSTPNYLHMISGDNQYPGIIDVSPTQVPYFPSAAANLATQLEAAGVPWRSYQDGEATPCKLTDDGNYAPRHDPFLYFSDQQMGSNGLCAATNVDFTSFAADLAANTYRYMWISPNLIDDGHNPTTDPVGALTTSDTWMSTHVPAILASDGFKNGGVLFITWDEAEGRNGDDADLIPMIVVSPHLAKAGTTSAVAYTHSSYLATVEDILGLPRLATVTSAPAMSDLLGL; from the coding sequence ATGAGGACTCACGCGATCGCGGCCGTGATGTTGGCGGTGGGATGCAGCTCGTCGCACCCGGGCGGCCAGGTGGACGCCGCGTCGGTCGATGGCCACGGCGGCGGCGGCCGCGACAGCGGCGCGATCGACGGCACCGGCAGTGGCAGCGGTAGCGGCAGCGGCAGCGGCTTCGGCAGCGCGACGGTCTTCACGATCGTGCTCGAGAACCACGACTACAAGGAGGTCGTCGGGTCGTCGAACGCGCCGTATCTCAACTCGCTGATCGCGCAGTACGCGCTCGCGACCAACTACAAGGACACCGGGCACCCGTCGACGCCGAACTACCTGCACATGATCAGCGGCGACAACCAGTACCCGGGGATCATCGACGTGTCGCCGACGCAGGTGCCGTACTTCCCGTCCGCGGCGGCGAACCTCGCGACGCAGCTCGAGGCCGCCGGCGTCCCGTGGCGGTCGTACCAGGACGGCGAGGCGACGCCGTGCAAGCTCACCGACGACGGCAACTACGCGCCTCGCCACGATCCGTTCCTGTACTTCAGCGACCAGCAGATGGGCTCGAACGGCCTGTGCGCCGCGACGAACGTCGACTTCACGAGCTTCGCCGCCGACCTCGCGGCGAACACGTATCGCTACATGTGGATCTCGCCGAACCTGATCGACGATGGCCACAACCCGACCACCGATCCGGTCGGCGCGCTGACGACGAGCGACACCTGGATGTCGACGCACGTGCCCGCGATCCTCGCGAGCGATGGCTTCAAGAACGGCGGCGTCCTGTTCATCACGTGGGACGAGGCCGAGGGTCGCAACGGCGACGACGCCGACCTGATCCCGATGATCGTGGTGTCGCCGCACCTCGCGAAGGCCGGCACGACCTCGGCGGTCGCGTACACGCACTCGAGCTACCTCGCGACGGTCGAGGACATCCTCGGCTTGCCGCGCCTCGCGACCGTGACGTCGGCGCCGGCGATGTCAGACCTTCTCGGACTGTAA